TGCTAAATGCAAGCCCGATATTTTAAAAATCGGGGTAAATTATTTTTCTCCTATAAACGAAATAATTACTACTTACGAAAGCGATGTTCCGCTGGATTATTTGGTGACACCAGAAGATATTTTTGGATTTTAAACAAAATAAAAAAAGCCATTTCAAATTAAGAAATGGCTTTTTTAGTGTTTTTTTATTTTTTCAATTCTTCGGGGATTATAGCCACAGGAATCGGATTGATTTTGTGCTGCATGGCACGATTAAATTTATTGAAAATTTGTAAAACTTCACGCTGTCTGCCTTCGAAATCCTCGGGTTTGTGGTCTTTGTATACGCCCATGGCCCATTCTAGTTCGTCGTAAGTAGCACCCAATTGATCTTCGTCGGTGCGATCGTCGTTCCATAGCCCGTCGGTAGGTTTTGCATTTTGAATAGAGGCGATGATGTTTAATTCCTTAGCAAGTTTAAAGACTTCACTTTTCATCAAGTCTCCAATGGGGGAGAGGTCCACGCCACCGTCGCCATATTTGGTGAAGAAGCCCACCCCGAAGTCCTCAACCTTATTGCCCGTGCCTGCCACTAGGTAGCGGTGTAGCCCCGCGTAGTAGTAGAGCGTAGTCATTCGCAGGCGAGAGCGTGCATTGGCAAGGGCTAAATCATTTTGCGTATGATTTTCATCAGTAACGATGGCGGCGCTCAACGCATCGAAGGTGGGGGTGAGGTCTACGCGTAGCCCCGTTACATTCGGGTAGCGTTCTTGTAGCCAAGCGATGTGGCTTTGAGCTCTATTTACTTGGTCTTGTGCTTGGTGTATGGGCATTTCAATGGCGAGGATGGGCGCCCCAGTCTTTGCTACCAAGGTGGAAACCACGGCAGAATCTACGCCGCCAGAGATGCCAATTACAAAGCCTTGCATATGGGACTGTGCTAAATAATCATTTAGCCAGTGAACAATGTAATTAATTACTTCTTTTGTGTGCATAATTTCGTATTTTTGGGGGCTCAAAGTTAATGCTTTTAATTTATGAAGAGAGTGTTTTTTTATGTAATATTGATTTTAAGTGTGGTTTCGTGTAGCAAAAAGCCACACGAATTTCAGACAGAGGTGCCACCCTTTACGGATTCAATTCAGGTGAAAGATGTGTCTAAGGCTTATTATGATACAAAAATCAGCAATCAAGCGTTGGCTAAACTTTATCCTGATTTTTTTGCCGATATTCCAGACACGATTTTGGAGAGTCGCCGTGCAGATACCCTAGCCATTGCTTTGAACCAAGCGGTAGAAAACCAATTTAAAAATTTAGCCTTAAAAGATTCATTGCGAACGATCTTTAAATATGTAAAATACTATTATCCCAATTTCACCGCCCCTACGGTGTACACTTTTACGGGAGAGTTGCCGTATATGAATCCCGTTGCCTACTGGGTGCAGAGTAACGATATGGTGCTAGGGCTAGATTGGTTTCTGGGCAAGGATTACCCCCTATACCAAAAGATGGGAATACCGCAGTACATTCGGAATAAGTTTCGCCCACAGGATTTGAAAATTAGCATCGCCGAAAGCATGGCAAGGCAGCTTGTCCCAATGGATATTACTAAAAGAAAATTTGTGGAAAAAATGATTTATGCGGGAAAAGTTTTGTTGGCTACACAAGCCTTTTTACCTGAAAAATCAGCCCAAGAAATCATGCAATATTCGTCAGAGCAATGGCAATGGTGTGTAGATAATGAAGCTGATATGTATGTGTATTTTACCGAAAGCGAATATTTCTTTGACGAAGATAAAAAACTAAGCGAGCGATTCATAGAGCCTGCACCTTTTTCTAAATTCTTTACCGATACCGATAATGAAACGCCTGGTAGAGTAGGGGCGTGGATGGGCTTGCAGATTTGCCATGCGTATTTAAAACAAAATCCAAAAGTGGATTTAGCTACATTTTTAAGCGATAATGATTATTTGAAAATATTTAAAGACTCAAAATATAAACCGATAAAATAATGAAATCTGAAATAAAAATAAGTGTCGAACTCGACGAGAATAAAGTGCCAGAAAAGCTCAGCTGGAGTGCCGTAGATGGTGGCGTGGAAAATCAAGAAACCAAGGCCGCGTTGCTCTCTCTCTGGGACGATAAGCAGCGCGAGGCACTACGCATCGACTTGTGGACAAAGGATATGCCAATGGACCATATGAAAATATTTTTTCAC
This Ornithobacterium rhinotracheale DNA region includes the following protein-coding sequences:
- the nadE gene encoding NAD(+) synthase, encoding MHTKEVINYIVHWLNDYLAQSHMQGFVIGISGGVDSAVVSTLVAKTGAPILAIEMPIHQAQDQVNRAQSHIAWLQERYPNVTGLRVDLTPTFDALSAAIVTDENHTQNDLALANARSRLRMTTLYYYAGLHRYLVAGTGNKVEDFGVGFFTKYGDGGVDLSPIGDLMKSEVFKLAKELNIIASIQNAKPTDGLWNDDRTDEDQLGATYDELEWAMGVYKDHKPEDFEGRQREVLQIFNKFNRAMQHKINPIPVAIIPEELKK
- the gldC gene encoding gliding motility protein GldC; translated protein: MMKSEIKISVELDENKVPEKLSWSAVDGGVENQETKAALLSLWDDKQREALRIDLWTKDMPMDHMKIFFHQIFRSMADTYQRATDEKNVAEMIREFAEDYARAAKIK